From Anaerolineales bacterium, one genomic window encodes:
- the pstS gene encoding phosphate ABC transporter substrate-binding protein PstS: MSLKRYAIFVGLMLSLGLSACASQASGESMVEVTRIVEGTPQVVVITPTPEAQAALGSIQINGAGATFPLPVYTEWTYAYQYVDPSVAINYQGIGSGGGKKAIVDRTVDFAGSDSLLKDEEYTAGGDLQMYPMIAGAVVPIYNIEGITSEDPPLIFSREVLVGIYDGSINNWSDPAIVALNPDLAGKLPNAAITVVHRSDGSGTTEIFTKALSSFSSDWKANVGAGSSIEWPVDKAGNGVGGKGNQGVAAAVQNTANSIGYVELSYAVSNK, translated from the coding sequence ATGTCGTTAAAACGTTACGCTATCTTTGTTGGTCTCATGCTCTCGCTGGGGCTTTCCGCCTGCGCTTCTCAGGCATCAGGTGAGTCGATGGTGGAAGTGACCCGCATCGTGGAGGGGACGCCGCAGGTCGTTGTTATCACGCCGACTCCCGAAGCACAGGCCGCTTTAGGATCGATCCAGATCAATGGTGCCGGCGCGACTTTCCCGCTTCCGGTCTACACCGAATGGACCTACGCCTACCAATATGTTGATCCGTCCGTCGCGATCAACTACCAGGGCATCGGTTCCGGCGGCGGCAAGAAGGCCATCGTCGACCGCACCGTTGATTTCGCTGGTTCCGACTCGCTCTTGAAAGACGAGGAATATACCGCTGGCGGCGACCTGCAGATGTACCCGATGATCGCCGGTGCGGTGGTGCCGATTTACAACATCGAAGGCATTACCAGCGAAGATCCGCCCTTGATCTTCAGCCGGGAAGTCTTGGTCGGCATTTATGACGGCAGCATTAACAATTGGAGTGATCCCGCGATCGTCGCGCTCAATCCGGATTTGGCCGGCAAACTACCGAATGCCGCAATCACGGTCGTCCACCGCTCCGATGGATCCGGCACGACGGAAATCTTCACCAAGGCGCTTTCCTCCTTCAGCTCCGACTGGAAAGCGAACGTCGGCGCCGGTTCGTCGATCGAATGGCCGGTTGACAAAGCCGGCAACGGCGTGGGCGGCAAGGGCAACCAGGGCGTTGCGGCGGCCGTTCAAAACACCGCCAACAGCATCGGCTACGTCGAGCTCTCATATGCCGTTTCGAACAAGA
- a CDS encoding ring-cleaving dioxygenase, whose translation MQSSGLHHVTSVSADIAENVRFYTDVLGLRLVKKSVNQDDVSAYHLFYADKVGTPGTDMTFFDWPHIGRNVRGTDGIVGTAFRVNSRQALQFWQKRFEALDIQHAEITPFAGRQLLPFEDPEGLRLYLVNDEGDDFEGEIWQRPDIPDEHTLRGFFGVILSVAELRRVSMILTDILNFEEIERTRWIDQKSNAVIFTTHQDGGPGSEVWLLEQPFLGRARLGAGGTHHVAFRVADIETQKQWRQRLSARGLSVTPLIDRFWFSSIYFRISNGILFEIATDGPGFAIDENLESLGEKLVLPPFLEQRRREIEADLTPIGA comes from the coding sequence ATGCAATCATCCGGACTGCATCACGTTACATCCGTCAGCGCCGACATCGCTGAAAACGTCCGTTTTTACACGGATGTCCTGGGTCTGCGCCTGGTCAAGAAATCCGTCAACCAGGACGATGTGTCCGCCTATCACCTATTCTACGCCGATAAGGTCGGCACCCCGGGCACGGACATGACGTTTTTCGATTGGCCCCACATCGGCCGGAACGTGCGCGGGACGGACGGTATCGTCGGCACCGCCTTTCGGGTAAACAGCCGCCAGGCGCTTCAGTTCTGGCAAAAGCGTTTCGAGGCATTGGATATCCAACATGCGGAAATCACTCCCTTTGCCGGTCGACAACTGCTGCCGTTCGAAGATCCGGAAGGCCTGCGTTTGTACCTGGTCAACGATGAAGGAGACGACTTCGAAGGCGAGATCTGGCAGCGTCCGGACATACCCGACGAGCATACCTTGCGAGGCTTTTTCGGCGTCATCCTTTCCGTAGCCGAGCTTCGGCGGGTATCGATGATTCTGACGGACATCCTGAATTTCGAGGAAATCGAGCGAACGCGCTGGATCGACCAAAAGTCGAACGCCGTGATCTTCACCACCCACCAGGACGGCGGTCCGGGATCCGAAGTCTGGCTGCTCGAGCAGCCGTTCCTGGGACGCGCCCGTCTGGGTGCAGGAGGAACGCATCACGTTGCTTTTCGCGTCGCGGACATCGAGACCCAGAAACAGTGGCGCCAACGCTTGTCAGCCCGAGGTTTGTCCGTTACGCCGCTGATCGACCGTTTTTGGTTCAGCTCGATTTACTTTCGAATATCCAACGGAATCCTGTTCGAAATCGCCACCGACGGACCGGGATTCGCCATCGACGAGAATCTGGAATCGCTGGGCGAGAAATTGGTTTTACCGCCCTTCCTAGAGCAACGCCGTCGAGAAATTGAAGCCGATCTGACGCCGATCGGAGCGTGA
- a CDS encoding deoxyribodipyrimidine photo-lyase: MTTAVWWLRRDLRLADNPALRAALDSADEVVPLFIRDPGLWDSQYSGAVRKAFLLASLKSLDHSLRRIGSRLIFRAGEPLEVLTRLSAEIGAGAIFAQAGVSPYARQRDAAIQKALPLNLTEGLTIHPLQSVRKKDGQPYVVFTPYSRAWRALAPVETYARIPAPKLVHTPGNLESLPIPETPVYRHESIFPVGEAAARERLEVFVREGIARYAANRDRPDLHGTSMLSPYFRFGVLSPRFAASLAMDARNSFHDEDRRASAAAWLRQLIWREFYIDVLAHFPRVRRENFRDNLAAIAWSNDDGDFEAWYRGRTGYPIVDAAMIQLDQTGWMHNRARMIVASFLIKDLLIDWRWGERWFMQHLLDGDPAANNGGWQWTAGTGTDAAPYFRIFNPVAQGKKFDPHGEYVRKWLPVLENVPDRFVHEPWKLPGDVQKDSGCRIGREYPRPIVDHAWARERALAAYRAARE; encoded by the coding sequence ATGACAACGGCCGTTTGGTGGCTGCGGCGCGATCTGCGCCTGGCGGACAACCCTGCGCTTCGAGCTGCGCTGGACTCAGCGGACGAAGTCGTCCCTTTGTTTATCCGTGATCCCGGTCTGTGGGACTCGCAGTACAGCGGAGCGGTGCGCAAGGCTTTCCTGCTCGCAAGTTTAAAATCCCTGGATCATTCACTTCGGCGCATCGGCAGCCGGTTGATTTTCCGCGCGGGAGAACCGCTCGAGGTGCTGACTCGACTGTCGGCCGAGATCGGTGCGGGAGCGATCTTCGCCCAGGCTGGCGTCTCGCCGTATGCCCGCCAACGAGACGCAGCGATTCAAAAAGCACTTCCACTGAATCTCACAGAAGGTCTGACGATCCATCCGCTGCAGAGCGTACGGAAAAAAGACGGCCAGCCGTACGTCGTCTTCACGCCCTACAGCCGCGCCTGGCGCGCGCTGGCTCCAGTGGAGACATATGCACGGATTCCGGCTCCAAAACTGGTCCACACGCCGGGCAATCTCGAATCGCTGCCCATCCCTGAAACGCCGGTATATCGCCACGAAAGTATCTTCCCGGTCGGCGAAGCGGCTGCACGTGAACGATTGGAGGTATTTGTCCGAGAAGGGATTGCCCGCTACGCGGCGAATCGCGATCGGCCCGACTTGCACGGCACTTCGATGCTTTCCCCGTATTTTCGCTTCGGTGTTCTTTCACCACGTTTTGCCGCCTCGCTGGCGATGGATGCCCGCAACAGTTTCCACGATGAAGATCGGCGTGCGTCCGCTGCGGCGTGGCTGCGGCAGCTGATCTGGCGCGAATTCTACATCGACGTTCTGGCGCATTTCCCTCGTGTTCGTCGGGAGAATTTCCGGGATAACCTGGCTGCAATTGCTTGGTCCAACGATGACGGCGATTTCGAGGCCTGGTACCGCGGGCGAACCGGTTATCCCATCGTCGACGCGGCCATGATTCAACTCGACCAGACCGGCTGGATGCACAATCGGGCGCGCATGATCGTGGCTTCCTTTCTGATCAAAGATTTGCTTATCGACTGGCGCTGGGGGGAACGCTGGTTCATGCAGCACCTACTCGATGGCGACCCGGCGGCGAACAACGGCGGTTGGCAGTGGACGGCTGGCACCGGCACCGATGCGGCACCCTACTTCCGGATCTTCAATCCGGTCGCACAAGGCAAGAAATTCGATCCGCATGGCGAGTACGTGCGGAAGTGGCTGCCCGTTCTCGAAAATGTCCCTGACCGTTTCGTCCACGAGCCCTGGAAATTGCCTGGGGACGTGCAGAAGGACTCGGGCTGCCGCATCGGGCGGGAATATCCACGGCCGATCGTGGACCACGCCTGGGCGCGGGAGCGTGCGCTCGCCGCCTACCGCGCCGCGCGGGAATAA
- a CDS encoding thioredoxin family protein, whose product MVQTPSTMLALGTAAPAFSLPDVVSGETVSLDDFASKKALLVMFICRHCPYVKHVQQEIARIGRDYAAKDVGIVAISANDAGTYPEDAPHSLKEMAEELGFRFPFLYDDSQEVAKAYTAACTPDFFVFDDDRELVYRGQLDGSRPGNDVPVSGKDLRSALDAVLADEPVNPDQRPSIGCNIKWKGGNEPDYFN is encoded by the coding sequence ATGGTTCAAACCCCATCAACGATGTTGGCGTTGGGCACAGCAGCCCCGGCGTTCAGCCTTCCGGATGTGGTCAGTGGGGAAACGGTTTCGTTGGACGATTTCGCCTCGAAGAAGGCTTTGCTGGTGATGTTTATCTGCCGGCACTGCCCGTACGTCAAACACGTGCAGCAAGAGATCGCCAGGATCGGGAGGGATTACGCCGCTAAAGACGTTGGGATCGTGGCGATCAGCGCCAACGATGCCGGCACCTACCCCGAGGATGCGCCGCACAGTCTGAAGGAGATGGCCGAAGAATTGGGTTTTAGATTCCCCTTCCTCTATGACGATAGCCAGGAGGTGGCCAAAGCCTACACAGCGGCTTGCACGCCGGATTTCTTCGTCTTCGACGATGACCGGGAATTGGTTTATCGTGGTCAACTGGATGGCAGCCGGCCGGGAAACGACGTACCGGTCAGCGGCAAGGATCTGCGCAGCGCGCTGGATGCCGTCTTGGCGGATGAGCCCGTGAATCCCGATCAAAGACCGAGTATTGGCTGTAACATCAAGTGGAAAGGCGGCAACGAGCCCGATTATTTCAACTAA
- a CDS encoding dienelactone hydrolase family protein encodes MTDNMHAGQPIQRMGTDLGDAKVVVILLHGRGADAYSMVPLTRQLEVQGVHFILPQAASNRWYPQSAFGPIEDNEPDLSFALERIDTLMQQVVDAGFSKRQIVFGGFSQGACLTSEYVARNADRYAGLFVFSGALIGPPGTPHDYPGTLHGVSVFIGGSDVDPWIPYTALEETAAAFERMDARVDFRVYPGMAHTINQEEIDAVRSMLKDAVEAAAA; translated from the coding sequence ATGACGGACAACATGCACGCGGGACAGCCCATCCAACGGATGGGTACGGACCTGGGGGACGCGAAAGTCGTCGTCATCTTGTTGCACGGCCGCGGGGCGGATGCCTACAGCATGGTTCCGCTTACACGCCAGCTCGAGGTGCAGGGTGTCCACTTCATCCTCCCGCAGGCCGCTTCAAACCGCTGGTATCCTCAATCTGCATTTGGCCCCATCGAGGACAACGAACCCGATCTCTCCTTCGCCCTGGAGCGAATCGACACCCTGATGCAGCAAGTGGTAGACGCCGGATTCTCGAAACGGCAAATCGTGTTCGGCGGGTTCTCGCAAGGGGCGTGTCTGACCAGCGAATACGTCGCCCGCAACGCAGACAGATACGCAGGATTGTTCGTTTTCAGCGGCGCGCTGATTGGCCCTCCCGGCACACCGCACGATTACCCCGGAACGTTGCACGGCGTGTCTGTTTTCATCGGCGGGAGCGACGTCGATCCCTGGATTCCCTACACCGCACTCGAAGAGACGGCAGCCGCGTTCGAGCGTATGGACGCCAGAGTGGATTTTCGCGTGTACCCGGGCATGGCGCACACGATCAATCAAGAGGAAATCGATGCCGTGCGCTCCATGCTGAAAGATGCCGTCGAGGCGGCTGCAGCGTAA
- the pckA gene encoding phosphoenolpyruvate carboxykinase (ATP), which translates to MTQIFGPQAGDYGVENHGIQNPGTVYWNLTTPMLYERIVRRHEGVLAHLGPIIVRTGDHTGRSPHDKFIVEEPSSKDDIWWGNVNRPMDEDCFNDIHRRMLAYIQNRDIFIFNGYAGADPEYRTPVRIITNYAWHNLFARNMFIRELDHEKLRTHVPEFTVIDMPGFHVDPSTDCTASQTAILVHLGKGLILIARTEYGGEIKKSIFSAMNYKLPKLGVLPMHCSANYGKDADDVALFFGLSGTGKTTLSNVPERSLIGDDEHGWSEHGVFNFEGGSYAKVIRLDPEGEPLIYETTRRFGTILENVAYDSQTRRVDLDDDALTENTRASYPITHIPNAVRDGVGGHPKNVIFLTADAFGVLPPISKLTTEQAMYHFLSGYTAKVAGTERGVTEPQPNFSACFGAPFMPLHPKVYANLLGEKVKKHKVQVWLVNTGWTGGPYGEGRRMKLSYTRKMVDAALNGDLDDVELETESYFGLRVPKHVEDIPQDILHTRKTWKDPKAYDRQANKLIDMFHENFKPFEAQVDKKVIAAGPRKS; encoded by the coding sequence ATGACCCAAATATTCGGACCGCAAGCCGGTGATTACGGCGTTGAAAACCACGGGATACAAAACCCGGGAACGGTGTATTGGAACTTGACTACGCCGATGTTGTACGAGCGCATCGTCCGCCGCCACGAAGGTGTGCTGGCGCATTTGGGACCCATCATCGTGCGCACCGGCGACCACACGGGTCGATCGCCGCACGACAAGTTCATCGTCGAAGAGCCCTCCAGTAAGGACGACATCTGGTGGGGAAACGTCAATCGCCCGATGGACGAAGACTGCTTCAATGACATTCACCGCCGCATGCTGGCTTACATCCAGAACCGGGACATCTTCATCTTCAATGGTTACGCTGGCGCTGACCCCGAATACCGCACCCCGGTGCGTATTATCACCAATTATGCCTGGCACAATCTCTTCGCCCGCAACATGTTCATTCGCGAGCTCGACCACGAAAAACTGCGCACGCACGTCCCCGAGTTCACCGTGATCGACATGCCCGGATTCCACGTCGACCCCAGCACCGACTGTACGGCCAGCCAGACCGCCATCCTCGTGCATCTCGGCAAGGGACTGATCCTCATCGCCCGCACCGAATACGGCGGGGAGATCAAGAAGAGCATCTTCTCCGCCATGAATTACAAGCTGCCCAAGCTGGGCGTACTGCCCATGCACTGCAGCGCGAATTACGGGAAGGATGCGGACGACGTCGCTCTTTTCTTCGGCCTCAGCGGCACGGGCAAAACCACATTGAGCAACGTCCCCGAACGGTCCCTCATCGGCGATGACGAACATGGTTGGAGCGAACACGGCGTCTTCAACTTCGAGGGCGGTTCGTATGCCAAGGTGATTCGATTGGATCCGGAAGGTGAACCACTCATTTACGAAACCACGAGGCGTTTTGGCACAATACTGGAAAATGTCGCGTACGACAGCCAGACGCGTCGGGTCGATCTCGACGATGACGCGCTCACAGAGAACACCCGTGCCAGTTACCCGATCACCCACATTCCTAACGCCGTCCGCGACGGCGTCGGCGGGCATCCGAAAAACGTCATCTTTCTCACGGCGGACGCCTTTGGCGTGCTCCCGCCCATAAGCAAACTCACGACCGAACAAGCCATGTACCACTTCTTGAGCGGCTACACCGCCAAAGTTGCCGGTACCGAACGCGGCGTCACCGAGCCGCAGCCAAATTTCAGCGCTTGTTTCGGGGCACCTTTCATGCCGCTGCATCCCAAGGTGTATGCCAACTTGCTGGGGGAAAAGGTCAAGAAACACAAGGTGCAGGTCTGGCTGGTCAACACCGGCTGGACGGGAGGGCCGTACGGCGAAGGTCGGCGTATGAAACTCTCCTACACCCGTAAAATGGTCGACGCCGCGCTCAACGGAGATCTGGACGACGTCGAACTGGAAACGGAATCCTACTTTGGACTGCGCGTTCCCAAACACGTCGAGGACATCCCGCAGGACATCCTGCACACGCGCAAGACCTGGAAAGACCCGAAGGCCTACGATCGTCAGGCCAATAAATTAATCGACATGTTCCACGAAAATTTCAAACCGTTCGAGGCACAAGTCGATAAGAAAGTCATCGCAGCCGGGCCGCGCAAATCCTGA